The Lewinella sp. 4G2 nucleotide sequence CTAGCGGAACCAGTGCCGAAGTTGCCAGGAGTGGGCTGCCTTCGGTACGTTTCAGCGGGCGCTGCCACGGGTCCAAAGTTTCGTCGGACGGGGTCGCCGCAATATTAGTATCCGACGTAGATGATGGTGAACTACTGCTAACGTCAATAGGCTTGCTTGTAGAAAGAGTTGTGATAGAAACCATAGGCAGCCGACCCGTAACTGGCGTGGTCAAACCAGACTGATTTCTCCCGTTGGAGCGCTTAGCCTGATCAGATGCCGTCATCGTGTGGGTACCAGCTGACGCAGTGGTGGCTTCAACTGTAGTCTCGTCCGAGCTCTTGGCCAGAGACTCCTCTTGATTCGTACCCATTGCATTGCGCTGGATGAGTTCAGTAGTGGCCACGGTATTATCACTTTGCTCCACTCCGCTGGGTGAGTAATTGATGGCCGTCCACACTCCGCCGGCGGTCAGGAGGAGCAGGAACGGGAGCCACCAATACGCCACCCAACCACTCGCAGTGGGTGCCGCAGCGGGCGCGACCGGAAGTTGGCTACCGATGGCCGCCCACAACGCATCCTTTTCCGCGGGCTCCGGGGTGGAGTCACCGTTACGTAGGCGCCGGACCAGATCGTCTTCAGCGAAGGGCATGGTTAAGGATTGAGGGCGATGAGTAAAATGTAGACATAGGGTTAGTTGCTAAAGGTGGCCGATGAGCTGGATTACCACGGCGAGGGGCGCCGCCAGGCTATCCGGTTTGCGGCGGAAAAATTCCCGCAGGGGATGGTCCGGCTGGCGATCGAGCTCCCGTTTGACCCACTTGCGGGCCCGGCTCAAGCGCTGCCGGGATACGGCGGGGGTGATGCTCAGCATGCGGGCGATCTCCGGGTGGTCGTACCCTTCCACGGCGGCGAGGTTGAATACCAGGTAGTAGTCGCGCGGCATTTGTTTTAGCCAGGTGACGAGTTCCAGGTCCGTCAGTTGTTCGAGCGCGTTGCGGGCGGCATCCAATGTTTGACGGGGGATATCCTCGGGTGGGAGACATACTTCCGTAGGTGCCCGGCGATTGCGGGCAAGACACTTGTTGATGGTGATCCGCCCCGCCCAGGTGCTGAATTGGCTCCGACTACCGTCGAATTGGTCCAGGTGCTGGAAGATGCTGAGGTAGGCTTCCTGCAATACATCCTGGGTAGCTTCCGCGTCCGTTAGGTACCGTTGGGCGAGGTAACGCAGGCGAGGTAGACTGAGCTCGTATAAACGACGCTGAGCCTGCCGCTGGTTAGCGCGGCAGGCTTTAATCAGCTGTTCGTTTATCGGAGGGTGGGCCAAATTGATTGGGTTGGAACGGGTAGGTAAGATAAGGCCGGGAGGAGAAGGCTTCCCCTCCCGGCAACTTTCTTATTCACACAGGCAGTCCGCTGTAACCTGACCGGAAGTGCCGGCGGCCGTCTGACAGCGAGTGCCAATGTTCTGGCCTAGTTCCTGGCAATCGAAGGCCAGGCATTCACAGTTGGAACTCACGGCACCGGAAAGGGAATCCGCACCGACGGTACACAGGTCCCGGAAGTTCAGGTTAAGATCGGGGCAATCCACGGTGGTATCGACTTCTACACAACGGCATTCATTAGTAACGACGCCGGCGGCTCCGGTGCTGGTGCGGCAACCGTCCCCGATGTTCAAGAAAAGATCAGGGCACGTAAATCCAGGACCTACTTCGGCACAAAGACAATCGGCATTGATGAGGCCGAACTGGCCGTTGCGGAGTAGGCAGGTGTCACCGCGGTTGGCCTGCTGCTGGGGGCAGTCGTAGGTCTCGTTGATGGCACAGTTACAGGTATTGTCGATGCGGCCGAAGGTGCCATTAGCGTCGCGGCAGACGTCACCGACGTTACGGTTGAGGTCGGGGCAATCGAAGGTGGTCGTGGTGCCATTCTCGCATTCGCAGTCTTGGTTGACGAAACCAAGGTCGCCATTGCGGAGGAAACAGGTATCCTGGAAATTCTGGAAGCGGTTGTTACAGTCAAAATCCGTCCGGACGACACACTGACAGTTGGCATTATAAATACCTTCCACGGCGATGCCACCGAGGTCACATTCCTGGCCGATGACGTCACAAGTACCGGTGCTGTCGGGGATGGCGACACAGTTACAGTCCGCATTGAGAATACCCACGACATTCGGGGCGACGCGGCACTGGCTACCGATGTTGCGCTGTAGATCGGGGCAGTCGAAAGTAGATACGTCAGCGGAACACTCACAATTTTGCGTAATGAAACCCACATCTCCATTGGAGCCTACACAGGAATCCTGGAAATTGGCCATCAGATCGGGGCAGTCCATCGAATCCCGTACGAGTTCGGTACAGGCGCAGAGGGAGTCCACCATGCCGCGGGTACCGTCGACGGTGACACAGAAGTCGCCCACGTTAGCCTGGATGAGGGGGCAGGTGAAGACAGCGCTGTCTCCGATACACTCGCAATTCGGGTTGACTAACCCGAAGACGCCATCTGCAAGTTGGCAGGAATCCTGAAAATTGAGGGCGAGGGTGGGGCAGTCAACCACGGGAAGAACCTCAAATTCTTCGTTTTCGAAGATGCCACAGGAGGTGAGGAGGGCTAGCAGCGTAATCAGGCAGCAGGTGGCGAGAAAGGAGAGTTGTTTCAACATTTTTAGGCGATTTATTTCCGGACCGAAGGTGGTCTACAATCTCTTATAGTGGCCTGCCTCCGCGAGTGTGACAGCCGGGGCTAAAAAACTTTAAATTATTTTGCCGACCTAATCAAGACGCCATGCAGTTAGGGTACGTAACGGCCATCATTCCGGAATATTCGTTGGAGGAACATTTCGCCCTCGCCGCCGAGATTGGCTACGAATGCGTAGAGGTCATGTGCTGGCCGCCCGGCAAGGCCGAACGCCGTTACGCCGGTGTCACCCACCTGGATGTGGCTGCGCTGGATGAAGCCGGCGTTGCGCACGTGCGGGAATTACAACAACATTATGGTGTCCGCATCAGTGCCTTGGGCTATTATCCCAACCCGCTGGTGGCAGACCGGGAAGAGGGCCAAGTGTACATCGACCATCTGTATCAACTATTGGACGCGGCGAGCCTCCTCGGCGTCGGCTCCGTCACCACCTTCGTGGGCCGCGACCCGCTCCGGACGATCGACGAGCAGTGGGATCGCTTTTTAGAAGTTTGGCAGCCCCTCGTGGCCCACGCCGAGAAACGCGGCGTACGCATTGGCGTCGAAAATTGCCCCATGCGCTTCACCAAAGACGAGTGGCCGGGCGGTAAAAACCTGGCCGTCAGCCCCGCCGTCTGGGAACGGATGTGGCGGGATATCCCCAGCGCCAACTGGGGCCTGAACTACGACCCCAGCCACCTGGTGCTGCAGCACATGGACTACACCCTCCCGTTCCGAATGTACCCCGATCGGATGGTCCACGTCCACGCCAAGGACGCCCGCATCGACGTGGAAGCGCGCGACCACCACGGTGTTTTCAGCCACCCCAACCTGTGGCACACGCCCAAAATCCCCGGTTTGGGAGACGTAGACTGGGGCCAATTCATCGGCCACCTCCGCGAAACTGGCTACGACGGCGCCGTCTGCGTAGAAGTAGAAGACCGCACCTTCGAGGGCAGTCTGGAAAAGCGAATCGCTTCCCTACGCCAGAGCTACAACTACCTGCGGCCATTTATTAGCTAGCCGCGCAACCATTTTCTCCGTTACTGACATTTTGGGACGCCACCATCCGGCGGGCGCTTCTCGTGGGCGCTGCCGCGGGTGCGCAGGAAGATGGATTCGGACTGGGCTGACTGCTTCAGTACTGACACGTATAGATAAGGTGAAGCGCTAAACGAAAGACTTACCTCCAAAGTGACCGTTTGGCGGTCATTTCATTCCGTTGGTGCCCATTTTCTGCCGTTCGTCGACTTCTCATCCCAACTGCTCGATGAAATGAGTAAGGCGGACTGTGGTGCCCGCATATTTGAATCATCAACAACGGAAAAGTTGATCAGCGAATTAAAATATGCAACGCTTTCGATCTTCTTCCGTCTCTTCTAACCATACACACAGAAACAACATCATGACCCGCCTCTTCTCCCTCATCGTCTTATTGCTGATTAGCTGCACGGCCTTCGCCGGTGCTCCTAACAAGGGGCCGAAGGGAGGAAATAGCCTCTTTGAACGGTGGGCCGGTCAAGAAACCCTTTCCGTGGAGCTGCACATTAACCTGGACAGCCTGGAAGTATACCGCCGCAAAACGGAGTCCCTCCCCGCCACGCTCGTAACGGATGGCCAAGAGCTGGAACTGGACGTTGCCGTTCGTGGCCGCTTCCGCCGCCGCGCCTGTGCAATGCCGCCCCTGAAACTGCAGTTCGCCAAGGATGGCCTGCGGGCACTGGGCTTAAACACCCATAACGACTTCAAATTGGTGACCCACTGTACGGACGACGAAGCTGGCCGCGATGCCATCCTCCGGGAGCAACTGGCTTACGAACTGTACAACACCATCAACCCCAAAGCCAGCTTCCGCACTCGCCTGCTGGAAGTTACCTACGTTAATACCGTGGACGGCTCCAAGACCACGAACGCAGCCATCATCATCGAAGATTTTGATGAACTGAAGGACCGCCTCAACATGAGCAACTGTAAGGATTGCTACAACGTGAAAGCCGATAGCGTTGCCAACGCTGAAATGGTCACCCTCTTCCAGTACATGATCGGTAACGCTGACTTCTGCCACCGGATGCTACGCAACACCAAGATGCTCAAAGCGGAGAACGGACAGTACACCGCCGTCCCCTACGACTTCGACTTCAGCGGCTTCGTAAACGCCAACTACGCTACGCCGGACCCTACCCACGGGCAAATCCGCATCACTGACCGCGTACTACTCTGGAGCTTCGATGACAGTGGTGATTTCGATGCCGCCGTAGAACGTTTTCAGGGCCTGGAAACCACGTTCCTAACCCAAATCGATGAGTTCGACGGTCTCAAGAATGGCAGCAAGCGCGAACTGCGGAAGTTCATCAAAGACTTCTACAAAGACCTGCAGACGGATGCCTTCCGGACGGCCGGAGAGTAAACACCTGAAACCCTAGACAACGAAGCCCCGGACCATTCATTTGGTCCGGGGCTTTCATTATATGTTGGAATGATTTACTGCCGATTGGCGGCCCGCGCGCGGCGGTCCCGGCCGGCCTTAAGCTCCTGGCGGCTCAGGACGTAACCCACGGTAAATTCGTGGCTACCACTACTGTATTGCTCCAAACCTCCGAAGCCGAGGTCGAAGGAATAGAAGAACCGAAACCCTTTCTGCTGGGTACCGAGCAGGAGACCCATGGCACCAAGGTAGCGGTAGGATAGGCCGGCTAGGAACTGGTCATCCACGAACCCGGCCTGAAGGTTAACGTCCAGCATAAAGGGGGCATCCTGAATGTTGCGCATCATGATGCTCGGGGTAAGACTCACCTTGCTATTCTCCAGATTCAGCCGGTGGCCGAGGAGGAAGGTGTAGTTGAGCCCTTCGTTGATGGAGCGGCCCGAGATGTCCTGCAGCCGATTAGCCACGAGATTGTTGATCGTGATGCCGCCGAAAGTATTCTCGAGGTAAGTACCGTAAAAGCCGATGCCCGCATCGAAACGGTTCTCGCCGTCCACCAGTTGCTGAAGCCGTTCGTCGGTCAGTTGGTTTTGCACGTTGTTCAAAACATCGCCGTCGAGGCTGAGGCGTTGGAATTCCGTAAAGAAGCCAAAGCCACCCTGAAAGACGGGCTTACCAGCGGAAGTGTTACCGAACTTTACCCGGAAGGAGACGTCGATTTGCCCCTT carries:
- a CDS encoding PorP/SprF family type IX secretion system membrane protein; translation: MKQWLLSLTVLLISASALQAQDPAVFNHYVQSPVILNPAAVGFADEYRVMLNTRAAWAGFNDAPTTFGLRANGPIGESFGLGFTVLSESAAQLQRTKGQIDVSFRVKFGNTSAGKPVFQGGFGFFTEFQRLSLDGDVLNNVQNQLTDERLQQLVDGENRFDAGIGFYGTYLENTFGGITINNLVANRLQDISGRSINEGLNYTFLLGHRLNLENSKVSLTPSIMMRNIQDAPFMLDVNLQAGFVDDQFLAGLSYRYLGAMGLLLGTQQKGFRFFYSFDLGFGGLEQYSSGSHEFTVGYVLSRQELKAGRDRRARAANRQ
- a CDS encoding sugar phosphate isomerase/epimerase; the protein is MQLGYVTAIIPEYSLEEHFALAAEIGYECVEVMCWPPGKAERRYAGVTHLDVAALDEAGVAHVRELQQHYGVRISALGYYPNPLVADREEGQVYIDHLYQLLDAASLLGVGSVTTFVGRDPLRTIDEQWDRFLEVWQPLVAHAEKRGVRIGVENCPMRFTKDEWPGGKNLAVSPAVWERMWRDIPSANWGLNYDPSHLVLQHMDYTLPFRMYPDRMVHVHAKDARIDVEARDHHGVFSHPNLWHTPKIPGLGDVDWGQFIGHLRETGYDGAVCVEVEDRTFEGSLEKRIASLRQSYNYLRPFIS
- a CDS encoding RNA polymerase sigma factor, with product MAHPPINEQLIKACRANQRQAQRRLYELSLPRLRYLAQRYLTDAEATQDVLQEAYLSIFQHLDQFDGSRSQFSTWAGRITINKCLARNRRAPTEVCLPPEDIPRQTLDAARNALEQLTDLELVTWLKQMPRDYYLVFNLAAVEGYDHPEIARMLSITPAVSRQRLSRARKWVKRELDRQPDHPLREFFRRKPDSLAAPLAVVIQLIGHL